In Macadamia integrifolia cultivar HAES 741 chromosome 12, SCU_Mint_v3, whole genome shotgun sequence, the following are encoded in one genomic region:
- the LOC122057229 gene encoding protein trichome birefringence-like 13, giving the protein MKPSLFLFEWCRLKISWLRYLLMASRDHHHTKKSNNLSFSCYLSFLFLSVLCLASLLLLSSAFRGSTTVSSFSSKDENALELKRKDSSQKEKSYMCNYSDGMWIYDPAMRYTRYDNTCKEIFKGWNCISSNKSNAQDIIKWYWQPKSCDLPQFDPVKFLEHFRNANIGFVGDSLNRNMFASMVCTLKRASSEVKKWRPAGADRGFTFLRYNLTVAYHRTNLLARYGRWVASANGGALESRGYKQGFRVDVDVPESSWAEALIFHNVLIFNTGHWWWAPSKFDPIKSPMLFFEKGLPVMPPISPEAGLDMVLKHMIPFVERRTPSHAIKFFRTQSPRHFEGGDWDQGGSCQRVQPLLPDQVEQLFCLERNGTNVEVRLVNQHLFRALKRSSFHILDITRMSEFRADAHPSTAGGKKHDDCMHWCLPGITDSWNDLLVAHISDILN; this is encoded by the exons ATGAAGCCATCACTTTTCCTGTTTGAGTGGTGCAGGCTCAAAATTAGTTGGTTGAGGTATTTGTTAATGGCGAGCAGAGACCATCACCACACGAAGAAGAGCAACAATTTGTCTTTCTCTTGCTACttgtcctttctctttctctctgttttATGCCTTGCTTCGCTTTTGCTCCTTTCCTCTGCTTTCAGAGGTTCCACCACcgtttcttctttctcttcgaAGGATGAGAATGCCTTGGAACTCAAGCGAAAGGACTCTTCTCAGAAAGAGAAATCATACATGTGTAATTACTCGGATGGGATGTGGATCTACGATCCGGCGATGAGATATACACGGTATGACAACACTTGCAAGGAGATATTCAAAGGCTGGAACTGCATTTCTAGCAACAAATCAAATGCTCAAGATATCATTAAATGGTATTGGCAGCCAAAAAGTTGTGATCTTCCCCAGTTTGATCCGGTTAAGTTTCTTGAGCACTTCAGGAACGCCAACATCG GATTTGTTGGTGATTCATTAAATAGAAACATGTTTGCTTCAATGGTTTGCACTCTGAAACGAGCATCAAGTGAGGTAAAAAAGTGGCGTCCTGCTGGGGCAGATCGTGGGTTTACCTTTCTCCGGTACAACCTTACTGTTGCTTATCATCGAACAAATCTATTGGCGCGTTATGGCAG GTGGGTGGCAAGTGCTAATGGAGGTGCGCTAGAGTCCCGTGGATATAAGCAAGGGTTTAGAGTGGATGTTGATGTTCCGGAGAGCTCATGGGCAGAGGCTCTAATTTTCCATAATGTTCTTATCTTTAATACAGGACACTG GTGGTGGGCACCATCAAAGTTTGACCCAATTAAATCACCGATGCTCTTTTTTGAAAAGGGTTTGCCTGTGATGCCTCCCATAAGTCCTGAAGCTGGCCTAGATATGGTTCTAAAACACATG ATACCATTTGTGGAAAGGAGGACGCCGTCACATGCCATCAAATTCTTTCGCACACAATCGCCAAGACATTTTGAGGGAGGTGATTGGGATCAAGGTGGTTCATGTCAACGTGTACAGCCTTTATTACCAGATCAG GTTGAGCAACTGTTCTGTCTGGAGAGAAATGGAACAAATGTGGAGGTGCGCCTGGTGAACCAGCACCTGTTCCGAGCCCTCAAGAGGTCCAGTTTCCATATCCTGGACATCACCCGCATGAGTGAATTCAGAGCAGATGCCCATCCATCAACTGCTGGTGGGAAGAAGCACGATGATTGTATGCATTGGTGCTTGCCTGGAATTACAGATTCTTGGAATGACTTGTTAGTTGCACATATAAGCGACATTTTGAATTGA